CGCCCTGTCGATGAGCCCGGCGCACGCGGGGCCGGCGCACGCGGGGCCGGCGGACGCGGGGCCGGCCCCGGCGCCACCGGAGCCGCAGGACCCTCAGGGCGAATCCGCGCGGGAGAACAAGCCTCCGCAGGAGTAGGCATACGAAAAGAAGAGCCCCGGGGACGGTCGGTCGTCCTCGGGGCTCTTCTCGTATCAGGGGTGGTGCGGTGTCACTACTCGGCGAGTACGGCCTCGGCGTCGAGGGTCACACCGACCGCCTGGATCACCGAAGCGACCTTGACGGCTTCCTGAATGGTCTCACGGTCCACGCCGGCCTTGCGCAGCACCTGCTCGTGGGAGTCCAGGCACTGGCCACAGCCGTTGATCGCGGAGACGGCGAGCGACCACAGCTCGAAGTCGACCTTCTCCACGCCCGGGTTGCCGATGACGTTCATCCGCAGGCCCGCGCGGAGCGTGCCGTACTCCGGGTCCGACAGCAGGTGCCGGGTCCGGTAGAAGACGTTGTTCATCGCCATGATCGCGGCCGCCGACTTCGCCGCGGTGTACGCCTCGGCGGAGAGGTTGGCCTTCGCCTCGGGCTCCAGCTCGCGCAGCACCTTCGGCGAACGCGAGGCGATCGCGCAGGCCAGCACGGTGCCCCACAGCTGCTGCCGCGGGAGGTCGCTGTTGCCGATGACCGAGCCGAGGTTGAGCTTCAGGTCCTTGGCGAAGTCCGGTATGGCGGACTTCAGTTCGTCGAGAGCCATGTCGGTATCAGCTCACTCGCCCGAGAGGAGCGCGACCGGGTCGAGGGTGTTCTCGCCCTTGGTCCAGTTGCACGGGCACAGCTCGTCGGTCTGCAGGGCGTCGAGGACCCGCAGGACCTCCTTGGGGTTACGGCCCACGGAACCGGCGGTCACCATCGTGAACTGGATCTCGTTGTTCTGGTCGACGATGAAGACGGCGCGCTGGGCGAAGCCGTCCTCGCCCTCGATGCCGAGGTCACGCATGAGCTCGTGCTTCGAGTCGGCCAGCATCGGGAAGGGCAGGTCGGTCAGGTCCGGGTGGTCCTTGCGCCAGGCGTGGTGCACGAACTCGGAGTCACCGGAGAAGCCGAGGACCTGGGCGTCGCGGTCCAGGAACTCCTCGTTCAGCTTGCCGAAGGCGGCGATCTCGGTGGGGCACACGAAGGTGAAGTCCTTCGGCCACGCGAAGACGATCTTCCACTTGCCCTCGTAGGTCTTGTGGTTGATCTGCTCGAACTCCTTGCCGCTCTCCAGCGAGACACAAGCAGTCAGGTCGAACTCGGGGAACTTGTCACCGACAGTGAGCACGCGCTCTCCTTGCAACGTCTGGAATTCCCCTTTTGGGGGCGTTCCTGAGGGTTGGACGAGTTCCACCTTGGCACAGAGTGCATTGATCGCGGAAATAGCTACACTCGGTCGAGATGATCGGAGGTGCCTATCAGTGGGCCAGGGTAATCAGGGCATACGCCCCAAGCAGTCCGGTAGGTCGGCCGCCAAACAGCCCAGCCTGTCGCAGCTGCGCGCCTTCACGGCCGTGGCGGAGCATCTGCACTTCCGGGACGCCGCGGCAGCAATCGGGATGAGTCAGCCCGCACTCTCCGGAGCGGTGTCCACCCTGGAGGAGGCACTGGGTGTCCAGCTCATCGAGCGTACGACGCGCAAGGTGCTGCTCTCGCCCGCGGGGGAGCGGCTCGCGGTGCGGGCCGGGGCGGTGCTGGAGGCCGTCGCCGCGCTGATGGAGGAGGCGGAGGCGGTCCGGGCCCCGTTCACCGGAGTGCTCCGGCTCGGCGTGATCCCGACCGTCGCCCCGTATCTGCTGCCCACCGTGCTCCGCCTCGTCCACGAGCGGTACGTGGACCTCGACCTCCAGGTCCACGAGGAACAGACCTCCTCGCTGCTGGAGGGTCTCGCCGCCGGGCGGCTCGACCTGCTCCTGCTCGCCGTGCCGCTCGGGGTGCCGGGCGTCACCGAGATCCCGCTCTTCGACGAGGACTTCGTGCTGGTCATGGAGCAGGACCACTGGCTCGGCGGCCGGGTGGACATCCCGCGCGACGCGCTGCGCGAACTGCCGCTGCTGCTCCTGGACGAGGGGCACTGCCTGCGCGACCAGGCGCTGGACATCTGCCGCGAGGCGGGCCGCACCGAGGGCGCCCCGGTGACCACGACCGCCGCCGGGCTCTCCACCCTGGTGCAGTTGGTGGCCGGCGGGCTCGGGGTGACGCTGCTGCCCCGGACCGCGGTGACGGTGGAGACCGGCCGCAACGAGGCGCTGGCCACCGGATACTTCGCGGACCCGGCACCCACCCGGCGGGTGGCGCTGGCGATGCGGACCGGGTCGGCGCGGGGCGGCGAGTTCGAGGAGTTCGCGGCCGCCCTGCGCGAGGCGATGCGGCCGCTGCCGGTGCGGCTGGTGGCGGAGGGCCCGTAGAGCGCGCCGCCCTCGCGCGGAACGCGGACCGGGGCCCCTGTTCCCAGGGGCCCCGGCTCTACGCGGGTCGTGCGGGTCTCACTCGGTGCGCAGTCCGTCCGGGCGCATCATGCGCCACAGCGGCGGCAGCGACAACAGGGTGACCAGCAGGATCAGCGCGCCCCCGACCCCCGTCACCGGCCAGAACAGCCACCAGTCGGAGACCTCCTTCTCGATCAGGTGGACGAGCGTCGCCCCGAGGCCCAGACCGCCCGCGACCGCCACCACCAGACCGAGCACCACCGGCACGGCCGTCTGCCACAGCACCGACCAGCCGAGCGTGGAGCGCCGGGTGCCGAAGGCCACCAGCACCGACAACAGCCGCTTGCGCTCACGCAACTGCTCCAGCTGGGAGACCAGCATCGACAGGGCGATCAGCAGCAGCACCGCGCTCGCGCCCACCTGGAGCCCGGTCTGGATGCTGGCGTACTGGCGGTCGCGTTCCACCGAGTCGATCGTGACGAAGCGCATCCCCGGGTCGATCCTGGCCGCCGTGTTGCGTACGTACTCGGCGACGTCCGGCACACTCCGGTCGACCCGGATCTGGGTGGTGATCGTCGCCCCGGGCAGCTTGTCCGCGTCGACCGCGCCGATCGTGGCCATGATCCCCCAGTGGGGGTCGCCCATCGGGTCGGTGCGGCCCGTCACGGTCCGGGAGCCGGCGGGCAGCGTCCACCGCAGGGGCTTCTCCCCGGAGCCGATCTCGACCACCTCGCCCTTGCGTGCGGTCTCGTCGACCCAGGCGGTCATGTCCTTGTCGTTCTCCGGGTGGACGACGAAGGTGTCGCCGTCCTCGCAGGCGCCGATCCGGGCCAGCTCGCGCAGGGTCTCGCAGGTGCCGACGGTCAGGGAGGTGGTGGGCTGGACCTCGTCCTCGGCGTACGTGCCGGGCTTGGACGCGTACGCCTCCACCGAGCCGATGACCACCTCCACGCCCGTGGTCGCGCGGAACTGCTCGATGGCCGCGGTGGCCCCCTCGCCCGTGACGTTCTCGGAGTACCCGGCGAACTGGGCCCGGAGGGGGTCCGCGCCCGTCATCCGGTTGAAGTCGGCGTTCATCGAGGCGAACATCATCTGGAGGGCGATCGCCCCCGCCACCGCCACGGTGACCCCGCTGACCGCGCGGGACGCGGCCCCGCTGCTCAACTGGAGCCTGCGGGTCGCGAGCTGCCACGGCACCGGGCCGCCGCGCAGCCGGTTCACACAGGCCTCGACCAGCCAGGGCAGCAGCAGGGCGAGCCCGAACAGCACCAGCACGGCGCCCGCGGTGATCGGGAACGGGTTCACCGGGGCGTACTCCTCGACCCGGCCCCAGAGCGCGAGCACCACGAGACCCGCCAGCGGCACCGGCAGCCGCCACCACAGGCGGCGTCCCCGCTCACGTCCCCGGCGCACGACGCCGAGCGGCTCGATCACCACGGACCGCATCGCCACCAGGGTGACCAGGACGGCCGTCAGCGGCACGGCCACCGCGATCAGCGACGCCAGCCGGAGGTCCGGCGCCAGGTCGGCCGGGAACGCGCTGACGTCCCAGATCTCCACCGCGCCGACGAACTGCCGGCCCACCAGGAAGAACACCAGGCCGAACAGCAGCCCGAGCAGCGCGCCGAACAGCGCCTCCCCGGCGGCGATCCGCCGGGTCGTCCGGATGTCCGCGCCGACCAGGCGCAGCGCGGCCAGCCGCCGGTCGCGCCGGTCGCCGCCGAAGCGCACGGCGGTGGCGATGAAGATCGCGACCGGCGCCAGCAGCACGACGCAGACCATGATGACGAGCACGATCAGCAGGGGCGGGAGGGGGATGCCCTGGCGGTCGTCCCCGTACGCGGCGATCCGGTGGCCGCCGTTGGCCGGCGTCAGGGCGTCGCTGCCCGCGTAGTAGAGGAGTTCACCGGGGGAGAGCAGCCCGGCATCGCCGACCGTGCCGGTGATCCTGTACGGGAGCCGATCCCGCAGCAGCTCGTTGCCCGGCTCGTCGAGCAGCTCCCGCAGTGCGGGGGAGACGACCATCGTGTCCGGCGCGGGGAAGCGCTCGACCCCCGGCGGGAGGACGGGCGTCGAGCCGTCGGGGCGCATCAGATAGCCCGCGACGGTCCGGTCGTGGTACTCGGTGGACGTATCGATCCGCAGCACCGAGCTGTCCGACTTCGGGGCGTTCGCGTCGGAGAACGCGGAGATCCGGGACTCGCTGCGGGCCTGCTCGCGCGCGCTCCGCTCGTCGAGCAGATGCGGTACGGAGGAGGCGAGCAGCAGCAGCGCGACGCCGAGGCCGACGCCGACGGCGGTCAGCAGCGTACGGATCCAGCCCTCGCGGCCGCCTGCGGCGGCGAACCGGATGCCGAGGCCGAGGTCGCGGAGGGTCACCGCGCCCCGCGCGGGCGCTGGCGGACGCGGCGGTGCCACGGCCTGCTTCTCTTCGAGCAGCGTCATACGGCGTGCTCCATGTCGCGGGCCCGGCCGTCGCGCACGGTGATGTCACGGTCGGAGTAGGCGGCGACGCGGGCCTCGTGGGTCACCAGGACCACGGCGACGTTGGCGGAGCGGGCGGCCTCGGTGAGCAGCTCCATCACCCGCTCGCCGTTGAGGGAGTCCAGCGCACCGGTCGGCTCGTCGGCGAAGATCACCTTCGGCGACCCCGCCAGCGCACGGGCCACGGCGACCCGCTGGCCCTGCCCGCCGGAGACCTCGCCGGGGCGCTTGGCCCCGAGGTCGTCGACCTCCAGGCGCTCCATCCACTCCAGGGCGGTGCGCTCGGCGGCCTTGCGCTTGACGCCGCTCAGCCGCAGCGGCAGCGCGACGTTCTCCACACAGGTCAGCTCCGGGACGAGCTGG
The nucleotide sequence above comes from Streptomyces sp. NBC_01116. Encoded proteins:
- a CDS encoding LysR substrate-binding domain-containing protein; this encodes MGQGNQGIRPKQSGRSAAKQPSLSQLRAFTAVAEHLHFRDAAAAIGMSQPALSGAVSTLEEALGVQLIERTTRKVLLSPAGERLAVRAGAVLEAVAALMEEAEAVRAPFTGVLRLGVIPTVAPYLLPTVLRLVHERYVDLDLQVHEEQTSSLLEGLAAGRLDLLLLAVPLGVPGVTEIPLFDEDFVLVMEQDHWLGGRVDIPRDALRELPLLLLDEGHCLRDQALDICREAGRTEGAPVTTTAAGLSTLVQLVAGGLGVTLLPRTAVTVETGRNEALATGYFADPAPTRRVALAMRTGSARGGEFEEFAAALREAMRPLPVRLVAEGP
- a CDS encoding peroxiredoxin, giving the protein MLTVGDKFPEFDLTACVSLESGKEFEQINHKTYEGKWKIVFAWPKDFTFVCPTEIAAFGKLNEEFLDRDAQVLGFSGDSEFVHHAWRKDHPDLTDLPFPMLADSKHELMRDLGIEGEDGFAQRAVFIVDQNNEIQFTMVTAGSVGRNPKEVLRVLDALQTDELCPCNWTKGENTLDPVALLSGE
- a CDS encoding ABC transporter ATP-binding protein, with the translated sequence MIPEGSLLAANDLRKTYGSTPALDGASFSVHPGEVVAVMGPSGSGKSTLLHCLAGIITPDSGTITYAGRELSAMSDAERSALRRSDFGFVFQFGQLVPELTCVENVALPLRLSGVKRKAAERTALEWMERLEVDDLGAKRPGEVSGGQGQRVAVARALAGSPKVIFADEPTGALDSLNGERVMELLTEAARSANVAVVLVTHEARVAAYSDRDITVRDGRARDMEHAV
- a CDS encoding FtsX-like permease family protein; this encodes MTLLEEKQAVAPPRPPAPARGAVTLRDLGLGIRFAAAGGREGWIRTLLTAVGVGLGVALLLLASSVPHLLDERSAREQARSESRISAFSDANAPKSDSSVLRIDTSTEYHDRTVAGYLMRPDGSTPVLPPGVERFPAPDTMVVSPALRELLDEPGNELLRDRLPYRITGTVGDAGLLSPGELLYYAGSDALTPANGGHRIAAYGDDRQGIPLPPLLIVLVIMVCVVLLAPVAIFIATAVRFGGDRRDRRLAALRLVGADIRTTRRIAAGEALFGALLGLLFGLVFFLVGRQFVGAVEIWDVSAFPADLAPDLRLASLIAVAVPLTAVLVTLVAMRSVVIEPLGVVRRGRERGRRLWWRLPVPLAGLVVLALWGRVEEYAPVNPFPITAGAVLVLFGLALLLPWLVEACVNRLRGGPVPWQLATRRLQLSSGAASRAVSGVTVAVAGAIALQMMFASMNADFNRMTGADPLRAQFAGYSENVTGEGATAAIEQFRATTGVEVVIGSVEAYASKPGTYAEDEVQPTTSLTVGTCETLRELARIGACEDGDTFVVHPENDKDMTAWVDETARKGEVVEIGSGEKPLRWTLPAGSRTVTGRTDPMGDPHWGIMATIGAVDADKLPGATITTQIRVDRSVPDVAEYVRNTAARIDPGMRFVTIDSVERDRQYASIQTGLQVGASAVLLLIALSMLVSQLEQLRERKRLLSVLVAFGTRRSTLGWSVLWQTAVPVVLGLVVAVAGGLGLGATLVHLIEKEVSDWWLFWPVTGVGGALILLVTLLSLPPLWRMMRPDGLRTE
- a CDS encoding alkyl hydroperoxide reductase — encoded protein: MALDELKSAIPDFAKDLKLNLGSVIGNSDLPRQQLWGTVLACAIASRSPKVLRELEPEAKANLSAEAYTAAKSAAAIMAMNNVFYRTRHLLSDPEYGTLRAGLRMNVIGNPGVEKVDFELWSLAVSAINGCGQCLDSHEQVLRKAGVDRETIQEAVKVASVIQAVGVTLDAEAVLAE